One Actinoplanes missouriensis 431 DNA segment encodes these proteins:
- a CDS encoding GlxA family transcriptional regulator, with protein sequence MRIAIHAFAGMSMFHLATPLLVFTEAAEHAPAPDWHTVVWSTGGEPVTTADGVALSLLAGAEAVDDADILVIPSWPNHLPAPDPEFTALIRAAHARGTVVVGLCLGAYPVAASGILHGRTAATHWAATQRLADDHPSVTVDPSALYIDHGDVLTSAGTASGLDACLHLVRRRLGAAAAATVARHMVIAPHREGDQAQYIETPVPAADDTDPVGRATSWALANLGRPLHVEQLAEQARMSPRNFSRHFRRVTGTTPAHWLLSRRLDRARTLLETTSLPVEQVATESGFASVVTFRQRFAAAYATTPSSYRRRFA encoded by the coding sequence GTGCGGATCGCGATCCATGCCTTCGCCGGGATGAGCATGTTCCACCTCGCGACCCCGCTGCTCGTCTTCACCGAGGCCGCCGAGCACGCACCCGCACCCGACTGGCACACCGTCGTGTGGAGCACCGGCGGCGAGCCGGTCACCACCGCCGATGGCGTCGCGCTGAGCCTGCTCGCCGGCGCCGAGGCCGTCGACGACGCGGACATCCTGGTCATCCCGTCCTGGCCGAACCATCTGCCGGCCCCGGACCCGGAGTTCACCGCGCTGATCCGCGCGGCGCACGCGCGCGGCACCGTCGTGGTCGGGCTCTGCCTCGGCGCCTACCCGGTGGCGGCCAGCGGCATCCTGCACGGACGCACCGCCGCGACCCACTGGGCGGCGACCCAGCGGCTCGCCGACGACCACCCGTCGGTGACCGTGGACCCGTCCGCGCTCTACATCGACCACGGCGACGTGCTCACCTCGGCCGGCACCGCCTCCGGGCTGGACGCCTGCCTGCACCTGGTTCGCCGGCGGCTCGGCGCGGCCGCCGCGGCCACCGTCGCCCGGCACATGGTCATCGCCCCGCACCGCGAGGGTGACCAGGCGCAATACATCGAGACCCCGGTGCCGGCCGCCGACGACACTGACCCGGTCGGCCGGGCCACCTCCTGGGCCCTGGCGAACCTGGGCCGCCCGCTGCACGTCGAGCAACTCGCCGAGCAGGCCCGGATGAGCCCGCGCAACTTCTCCCGCCACTTCCGCCGCGTCACCGGGACGACACCCGCGCACTGGCTGCTCTCCCGGCGGCTGGACCGCGCCCGCACCCTGCTGGAGACGACCTCGCTGCCGGTCGAGCAGGTCGCCACGGAATCCGGCTTCGCGAGCGTGGTCACGTTCCGGCAGCGCTTCGCCGCGGCCTACGCGACGACGCCCAGCTCGTACCGTCGTCGGTTTGCCTGA
- a CDS encoding Ig-like domain-containing protein, producing MLRRVRTVAAALLPLAALLPATPARAAVAAVVTPVAAINFQPASSATPAGWTADTGAAFTAARGSGWVRQDDHTPLDVTRNTRDRARAGIDARLNTLIHMQYGDTGGTNGVATPAAWEHTVSPGRYQVTVSGGDQPAYDSSHTLRVEGTPAITGFVSTAAAEFRQATVTVEVADGRLTIDAAGGTNTKLNHVTIARVTDEPPPFTLKVNFSDAATAPPAGYVRDSGEAYTAERGYGWVDLGERTPVNLTGNGRNRNPAAGQTDVRLATLMHAQLPAGSAGIPTPGAWEAAVPTGLYTVTVAVGDAGTALNSVHWANVEDQNAIAAFVPTAATRHATATRTVRVTDGRLTLTPSGGINTKFNYIDIVSVPAAGSIPGVRVSTPANLATAVPTTSSVVQDLVLPGGGVAASSLTSSTVTLTRLSDAAPVPATVITSGGGDVVNLSPTTPLAANTAYRFTLTSGVQDVTGRAFAPYSIVFTTGSGGGTGGPIAFDKTVGVATGAAFTTVVTGPDGRLWAGTLDGRIFRFPINTDGTLGTPAIITAVRDNATALGLAGAPARTVIGLAFDPGSSDLWVTDNYQYVGPLNVPDWSGRLGRLSGPGWTTYTPVVTGLPRSVKDHETNSLAFGPDGALYLSQGANNAMGAPDSTWGNRPEQLLSAAILRLDLTRLPATLPLNAQTAGGGSYDPYAAGAPLTLHATGVRNAYDLVWHRNGHLYAPTNGSAAGGNTPATPAALPAACARRGYTGPAVPALTGVPTAETDYVFDIRPGRYYGHPNPARCEWVLAGGNPTTATDPFEVPAYPAGTLPDPNLDLAGTYDAGLHASANGVIEYRGAAFGGALDGRLLVVRYSAGQDIQTFDVAPSGALSNRVTGRPGLTGFSQPLDVTEHLATGNLYVTELGANRITLLKPRP from the coding sequence ATGCTCCGTCGAGTTCGGACAGTCGCCGCCGCTCTCCTGCCGCTCGCGGCGCTCCTGCCGGCCACACCGGCACGGGCCGCCGTCGCCGCCGTCGTCACGCCCGTCGCCGCGATCAACTTCCAGCCGGCCAGCTCCGCCACCCCCGCCGGCTGGACCGCCGACACCGGGGCCGCCTTCACCGCCGCCCGCGGCTCCGGCTGGGTGCGCCAGGACGACCACACCCCGCTCGACGTCACGCGCAACACCCGCGACCGGGCCCGCGCGGGCATCGACGCGCGGCTCAACACCCTTATCCACATGCAGTACGGGGACACCGGCGGCACGAACGGCGTCGCCACGCCCGCGGCCTGGGAGCACACGGTCTCCCCCGGCCGTTACCAGGTCACCGTCTCGGGCGGCGACCAGCCCGCGTACGACAGCAGCCACACGCTGCGCGTCGAGGGCACCCCGGCGATCACCGGCTTCGTCTCCACCGCCGCCGCCGAGTTCCGGCAGGCCACCGTCACGGTCGAGGTCGCCGACGGACGGCTGACGATCGACGCCGCAGGCGGGACCAACACCAAGCTCAACCACGTCACGATCGCCCGGGTCACCGACGAGCCGCCGCCGTTCACGCTCAAGGTGAACTTCTCGGATGCGGCGACGGCGCCACCGGCCGGATACGTGCGGGACTCCGGTGAGGCGTACACCGCGGAGCGGGGGTACGGCTGGGTGGACCTCGGCGAGCGTACCCCCGTGAATCTGACCGGGAACGGCCGCAACCGGAATCCCGCCGCCGGACAGACCGACGTCCGTCTCGCCACGCTGATGCACGCGCAGCTGCCGGCCGGCTCGGCCGGCATACCGACGCCGGGCGCGTGGGAGGCCGCCGTGCCCACCGGCCTCTACACGGTGACGGTCGCGGTGGGTGACGCCGGAACGGCGCTGAACAGCGTGCACTGGGCCAACGTCGAGGACCAGAACGCGATAGCGGCGTTCGTGCCGACGGCCGCCACGCGGCACGCCACCGCGACCCGCACGGTCCGCGTCACCGACGGCAGGCTGACGCTGACGCCGTCCGGCGGGATCAACACCAAGTTCAACTACATCGACATCGTCTCGGTGCCCGCCGCGGGCAGCATTCCGGGGGTACGGGTGAGCACGCCCGCGAACCTGGCGACAGCCGTCCCGACGACGTCCAGTGTGGTCCAGGATCTTGTCCTGCCCGGCGGTGGCGTGGCGGCGTCGTCACTGACCTCGTCGACGGTGACGCTGACCCGGCTCAGCGACGCGGCGCCCGTCCCGGCCACCGTGATCACCAGTGGCGGCGGGGACGTCGTCAACCTCTCCCCCACGACTCCGCTCGCCGCGAACACGGCCTACCGCTTCACGCTGACCAGCGGCGTTCAAGACGTGACGGGACGGGCGTTCGCCCCGTACTCGATCGTCTTCACCACCGGCAGCGGCGGCGGGACCGGCGGGCCGATCGCGTTCGACAAGACCGTCGGCGTGGCCACCGGCGCCGCGTTCACCACCGTGGTCACCGGCCCCGACGGGCGGCTCTGGGCGGGCACCCTGGACGGGCGGATCTTCCGTTTCCCGATCAACACCGACGGCACGCTCGGCACACCGGCGATCATCACCGCGGTACGGGACAACGCCACCGCTCTCGGACTGGCCGGCGCTCCCGCCCGTACCGTGATCGGGTTGGCTTTTGACCCTGGATCGTCGGACCTGTGGGTGACCGATAACTATCAGTACGTCGGACCGCTGAACGTGCCCGACTGGTCCGGCCGCCTCGGACGGCTCAGCGGACCCGGCTGGACCACCTACACGCCCGTGGTCACCGGCCTGCCGCGCTCGGTCAAGGACCACGAGACCAACTCGCTCGCGTTCGGGCCGGACGGCGCGCTCTACCTGAGCCAGGGCGCCAACAACGCCATGGGCGCACCCGACTCCACCTGGGGGAACCGTCCGGAACAGCTGCTCAGCGCGGCCATCCTGCGCCTCGACCTCACCCGGCTGCCGGCCACGCTGCCGCTGAACGCGCAGACCGCCGGCGGCGGCAGCTACGACCCGTATGCCGCCGGCGCGCCGCTCACCCTGCACGCCACCGGGGTCCGCAACGCCTACGACCTGGTCTGGCACCGCAACGGTCACCTCTACGCCCCGACCAACGGCTCGGCGGCCGGCGGCAACACCCCGGCGACCCCGGCGGCGCTGCCCGCCGCGTGTGCCAGGCGCGGCTACACCGGACCGGCGGTGCCCGCGCTGACCGGCGTGCCCACCGCCGAGACCGACTACGTCTTCGACATCAGGCCCGGCCGCTACTACGGCCACCCCAACCCGGCACGCTGCGAATGGGTCCTCGCGGGCGGGAACCCGACGACCGCGACCGACCCGTTCGAGGTGCCGGCCTACCCGGCGGGCACGCTGCCGGACCCGAACCTCGACCTGGCCGGAACGTACGACGCCGGTCTGCACGCCTCCGCCAACGGCGTGATCGAATACCGGGGCGCCGCGTTCGGAGGCGCCCTGGACGGCAGGCTCCTGGTGGTGCGCTACTCCGCCGGGCAGGACATCCAGACCTTCGACGTGGCGCCGTCGGGCGCGCTCAGCAACCGGGTCACCGGCCGGCCCGGCCTGACCGGTTTCAGCCAGCCGCTCGACGTCACCGAGCATCTCGCGACCGGCAACCTCTACGTGACCGAGCTGGGAGCCAACCGGATCACCCTTCTGAAGCCGCGGCCCTGA
- a CDS encoding sigma-70 family RNA polymerase sigma factor, protein MRASGLVRAAQAGDRGALDDLVSAHLPMVYAIVRQGLDDDTDVDDVVQDVMLRALRQLGTLRTPESFRSWLAAIAVRQVGTAQRRAQRSAGQTAPLDEATPLADAEFEGVTQLRVELSAQRRQARRAGLWLDPGDRELLSLWWLEVAGQLSRAELAGALGISVIHAGVRVQRMRAQLELGRALEGALDARPRCPGLEAELAGWDGVRSPRWRKRLGRHVRGCAVCGRAAGELVAVERLLPSVVLFPVPVGVAAAILAHGGGGGAAAGGSGVLAAGKVGVFGHLLPLAAAHPVVATVAAGALAAGAAAGAVALSRPQAGGTVAVPALATTPGRGAGATTGGGPSATPRAGASAASAGGASRAPASGVPSSAASPPAAGALLRTGSSSLEAANSPGRYATVAGDLGVLTAVGPGNTVTARQQATFEVVAGLADAECFSFRVAGGRYLRHASWRVRADRAEDTPLFRGDATFCPQAGEVAGSLRLEASNYPGWFLRHRGDELWVDQSDGTAAFRADGSFLPRAPLAG, encoded by the coding sequence ATGCGAGCTTCCGGCCTGGTCCGGGCCGCTCAAGCCGGTGATCGCGGCGCCCTGGACGACCTCGTGTCGGCGCACCTGCCGATGGTCTACGCGATCGTGCGGCAGGGCCTGGACGACGACACCGACGTCGACGACGTCGTGCAGGACGTCATGCTGCGCGCGTTGCGGCAGCTCGGCACGCTGCGCACGCCGGAGAGCTTCCGCTCCTGGCTCGCGGCGATCGCGGTACGCCAGGTCGGCACCGCCCAGCGGCGGGCGCAACGGTCGGCCGGGCAGACCGCGCCGCTCGACGAGGCCACGCCGCTCGCGGACGCGGAGTTCGAGGGCGTCACCCAGCTGCGGGTGGAGCTGTCCGCGCAGCGCCGGCAGGCGCGGCGGGCCGGCCTCTGGCTCGATCCGGGCGACCGGGAGCTGCTGTCGCTGTGGTGGCTGGAGGTGGCGGGGCAGCTGTCCCGGGCCGAGCTGGCCGGGGCACTGGGGATCTCGGTGATCCACGCGGGAGTCCGGGTTCAGCGGATGCGGGCGCAGCTCGAGCTGGGGCGGGCGTTGGAGGGGGCGCTGGACGCCCGGCCCCGGTGTCCCGGGCTTGAGGCGGAGCTGGCGGGGTGGGACGGGGTTCGGAGCCCGCGGTGGCGTAAACGGCTGGGACGGCATGTGCGCGGGTGTGCGGTGTGCGGGCGGGCAGCCGGTGAGCTGGTGGCGGTGGAGCGGTTGCTGCCGAGCGTGGTGCTGTTCCCGGTGCCGGTGGGGGTGGCGGCGGCGATCCTGGCGCACGGTGGCGGGGGTGGCGCCGCGGCCGGCGGTTCCGGGGTTCTGGCCGCGGGGAAGGTCGGCGTGTTCGGGCATCTGCTGCCGCTTGCGGCGGCGCATCCGGTGGTGGCCACGGTGGCGGCGGGGGCCCTGGCCGCCGGAGCCGCCGCGGGTGCGGTGGCGCTGAGCCGGCCGCAGGCCGGGGGGACCGTGGCGGTTCCGGCGCTGGCGACGACTCCGGGTCGCGGGGCGGGCGCGACGACCGGTGGGGGCCCGTCCGCGACTCCCCGAGCCGGCGCGTCGGCGGCTTCTGCGGGCGGCGCGTCGCGGGCACCCGCCAGTGGCGTGCCTTCCTCGGCCGCGAGCCCGCCGGCCGCCGGCGCGCTGCTGCGGACCGGGTCGTCGTCGCTGGAAGCCGCGAACTCCCCCGGACGCTATGCCACCGTCGCCGGCGATCTCGGCGTGCTCACCGCCGTCGGGCCCGGCAACACGGTGACGGCCCGTCAGCAGGCGACGTTCGAGGTCGTGGCGGGGCTCGCCGACGCGGAGTGCTTCTCGTTCCGGGTGGCCGGCGGGCGGTACCTGCGGCACGCGTCGTGGCGGGTGCGGGCGGACCGGGCCGAGGACACGCCGCTGTTCCGGGGGGACGCCACGTTCTGCCCGCAGGCCGGGGAGGTGGCCGGGTCGCTGCGTCTGGAGGCGTCCAACTATCCGGGCTGGTTCCTCCGGCACCGCGGCGACGAGTTGTGGGTGGACCAGTCCGACGGCACCGCGGCGTTCCGCGCGGACGGCTCGTTCCTGCCCCGTGCTCCCCTCGCCGGATGA
- a CDS encoding DUF2750 domain-containing protein encodes MAPDDISRAEADRLRRLDGPARAARTFEVLADRGVLWVWGDEDEVLFTEDAKRRTLLPIWPHAAVARLEHEGEVDGERPMKIPVTVFLTEWLPQLAEDDADISIFPVEERGAAVLTVEEFRARMG; translated from the coding sequence ATGGCACCCGACGACATCTCGCGCGCCGAGGCCGACCGCCTTCGCCGTCTCGACGGGCCCGCCCGGGCGGCCCGCACCTTCGAGGTGCTGGCCGACCGGGGCGTGCTGTGGGTCTGGGGCGACGAGGACGAGGTGCTCTTCACCGAGGACGCGAAACGCCGGACGCTGCTGCCGATCTGGCCGCACGCGGCGGTGGCCCGGCTGGAGCACGAGGGCGAGGTCGACGGCGAGCGCCCCATGAAGATCCCGGTGACGGTGTTCCTCACGGAGTGGCTGCCGCAGCTCGCCGAGGACGACGCCGACATCTCGATCTTCCCGGTCGAGGAACGCGGCGCCGCCGTCCTCACCGTCGAGGAGTTCCGCGCCCGGATGGGGTAA
- a CDS encoding NPP1 family protein, giving the protein MRRSRPLARIGVTSGLAVLLLAASATPAFAAPPPNLPQNAGGYEQSFSPAYDYDTDGCYATPAIGPDGTLNGGLKTTGAVNGSCRDQSDLDNSQTYARSKCNNGWCAIVYASYFEKDQAVAGSGLGGHRHDWEHVISWVNQASNQVDYVSTTQHSSQKTYTRSQVRFDGSHPKVVYHKDGASTHFFRLASAGDEPPENHYHTWRYPPLVDWNGWPSTELRTRLMTADFGAATIKIKDGSFESLLNAAKPAAIPFNPHA; this is encoded by the coding sequence ATGCGTCGCAGCCGCCCCCTGGCCCGGATCGGTGTCACGTCCGGCCTCGCCGTCCTGCTCCTCGCCGCCTCGGCCACGCCGGCCTTCGCCGCGCCGCCGCCGAACCTCCCGCAGAACGCCGGCGGATACGAGCAGTCGTTCTCCCCGGCCTACGACTACGACACCGACGGCTGCTACGCGACGCCGGCGATCGGCCCGGACGGCACGCTCAACGGCGGGCTCAAGACCACCGGCGCGGTCAACGGCAGCTGCCGCGACCAGTCCGACCTGGACAACTCGCAGACCTACGCCCGGTCGAAGTGCAACAACGGGTGGTGCGCGATCGTCTACGCCAGCTACTTCGAGAAGGACCAGGCCGTCGCCGGCAGCGGACTCGGCGGCCACCGGCACGACTGGGAGCACGTCATCTCCTGGGTCAACCAGGCGTCCAACCAGGTCGACTACGTGAGCACCACGCAGCACAGCTCACAGAAGACCTACACCCGTTCGCAGGTGCGCTTCGACGGCAGCCACCCCAAGGTCGTCTACCACAAGGACGGCGCGTCGACGCACTTCTTCCGGCTCGCCTCCGCGGGCGACGAGCCGCCGGAGAACCACTACCACACCTGGCGCTACCCGCCGCTCGTCGACTGGAACGGCTGGCCCAGCACCGAACTGCGCACCCGGCTGATGACGGCGGATTTCGGCGCGGCCACCATCAAGATCAAGGACGGCTCGTTCGAGAGCCTGCTCAACGCGGCCAAACCGGCGGCGATCCCCTTCAATCCGCACGCATGA
- a CDS encoding tetratricopeptide repeat protein translates to MRTRTAPHTLIVILTAAEWRSSEQPGRGRQHRDTAQERRSQNTPALIRAAQGQARELVTRTLEVRRRLLGPDHPDTRRSRQNLDRLEGAGVAAEPVAELT, encoded by the coding sequence ATGCGAACCCGGACCGCACCGCACACCCTGATCGTCATCCTCACCGCTGCCGAATGGCGCAGCTCCGAGCAGCCCGGCCGCGGTCGACAGCACCGAGACACCGCCCAGGAGCGGCGCTCGCAGAACACTCCGGCTCTGATCCGCGCCGCTCAGGGGCAGGCGCGGGAGCTAGTCACCCGTACCCTCGAAGTGCGCCGCAGGCTCCTCGGCCCGGATCACCCGGACACCCGGCGCTCGCGGCAGAACCTGGACCGGCTTGAGGGCGCGGGGGTCGCCGCCGAGCCGGTCGCCGAACTGACGTGA
- a CDS encoding esterase family protein codes for MRHYTAELRTPSGIQGTIAVYGHYGRPVLVFPSEGGYPQEFADRGMVAAVEGLIDAGRVKLYCVGSFDGGTWSAADIPIEERALRHGAYESWIVEAVVPHIRDDSGGTGEIVTAGCSLGAFHALNFAFKRADLFPLALCFSGNFNPTTWYGWGEPGDAVYFNNPAAYVANLHGDHLDWLRSRLSVLLVCGQGRWEDTTGSLASTRHMAGLLEAKAVPHEVDRWGFDVPHDWPSWRAQLAHHLPRFC; via the coding sequence ATGCGGCACTACACGGCTGAGCTGCGCACCCCCTCCGGCATCCAGGGCACGATCGCCGTCTACGGACACTACGGGCGGCCCGTCCTCGTGTTCCCGAGCGAGGGCGGGTACCCACAGGAGTTCGCCGATCGGGGCATGGTGGCGGCCGTCGAGGGGCTGATCGACGCGGGACGGGTCAAGCTCTACTGTGTCGGCTCGTTCGACGGCGGGACATGGTCGGCGGCGGACATCCCGATCGAGGAGCGGGCGCTGCGCCACGGCGCCTACGAGTCGTGGATCGTGGAGGCCGTCGTGCCGCACATCCGCGACGACAGCGGCGGGACCGGGGAGATCGTGACGGCGGGCTGCTCGCTCGGCGCGTTCCACGCCCTCAATTTCGCCTTCAAGCGGGCTGATCTGTTTCCGCTGGCGCTCTGCTTCTCCGGCAACTTCAACCCCACCACATGGTACGGGTGGGGCGAACCCGGCGACGCGGTCTACTTCAACAACCCCGCGGCGTACGTCGCCAACCTGCACGGCGATCACCTGGACTGGTTGCGGTCGCGGCTCTCCGTGCTGCTCGTCTGCGGGCAGGGGCGATGGGAGGACACGACCGGCTCCCTGGCGTCGACACGGCACATGGCAGGACTGCTGGAGGCGAAGGCCGTACCCCATGAAGTGGATCGGTGGGGTTTCGACGTCCCGCACGACTGGCCGTCGTGGCGTGCCCAGCTGGCCCACCACCTGCCCCGATTCTGCTGA
- a CDS encoding formylglycine-generating enzyme family protein: MIIDAAQWFRLGIGDAERVAATIATRCGATTVEVREHEYAGRRGPVAYFLVEGERFAFVPGGRVTVGFDGDRFEPTPEQEESFAESAAEYGIEAGIRQFTDSVTSPRRTVVVPPLLVAVDAVEAGAVAAAPDHPEIVRRVDRLRNRPRSAAEPPPTQVEWSGARVTLRPDWTVESAWLLDAPSYDGEVARLAGLGQRLLTPDEWEHACGAGAASLFRWGDSNPGRDPWSARTGPHREPNRFGLRIGEDPYRPERTAARDVVCGGDGGTAVCGGAGSYLSWLTIATAYRDIHYAAEVANDDSFGTMLLRPAIPLAGVEL; the protein is encoded by the coding sequence ATGATCATCGACGCGGCGCAGTGGTTCCGGCTCGGCATCGGGGACGCCGAGAGGGTGGCGGCCACGATCGCCACGCGGTGCGGCGCCACGACGGTGGAGGTCCGGGAGCATGAGTACGCCGGTCGGCGCGGGCCGGTCGCGTACTTCCTGGTCGAAGGCGAGCGGTTCGCGTTCGTGCCGGGCGGGAGGGTGACGGTCGGCTTCGACGGCGACCGTTTCGAGCCGACGCCGGAGCAGGAGGAGAGCTTCGCGGAGAGCGCCGCCGAGTACGGCATCGAGGCCGGCATCCGGCAGTTCACCGACTCCGTCACGTCCCCCCGGCGCACCGTGGTGGTGCCGCCGCTGCTGGTGGCGGTCGACGCCGTGGAAGCGGGCGCGGTCGCGGCGGCGCCCGACCACCCGGAGATCGTGCGTCGCGTCGACCGGCTGCGGAATCGGCCGCGATCGGCGGCCGAACCCCCGCCGACGCAGGTCGAGTGGTCGGGCGCTCGCGTGACCCTCCGGCCGGACTGGACCGTGGAGAGCGCCTGGCTTCTCGACGCTCCGTCGTACGACGGTGAGGTCGCGCGACTGGCCGGTCTCGGGCAGCGGCTCCTGACACCGGACGAGTGGGAGCACGCGTGCGGCGCGGGTGCCGCCTCCCTTTTCCGGTGGGGCGACAGCAACCCGGGCCGCGACCCGTGGTCGGCACGGACCGGCCCGCACCGGGAACCCAATCGCTTCGGTCTGCGCATCGGGGAGGACCCCTATCGCCCGGAGCGCACCGCCGCCCGTGACGTGGTGTGCGGGGGTGACGGCGGAACCGCCGTCTGTGGTGGCGCCGGCAGTTACCTCTCCTGGTTGACGATCGCCACCGCGTACCGCGACATCCATTACGCGGCCGAGGTGGCGAACGACGACAGCTTCGGCACCATGCTCCTTCGCCCGGCTATCCCGTTGGCGGGTGTGGAACTGTAG
- a CDS encoding cysteine hydrolase family protein encodes MTTPNRALVIIDVQNEYFEGPLRIEYPPRDKSLARILEAAETARRAGIPIVIVQHEAPQDSPVFAAGSQGWRLHEAVAGLGGAPVVKSYSSVFAGTGLDDRLRDQGVDTVTLVGFMTNNCVLASAAAAEPLGFAVEVLSDATGAINLSNEAGSVTAQQVHETLMALLHSNFAAVADTAAWTSAVDAGAALPGSNLVVSATAGR; translated from the coding sequence ATGACAACGCCGAACCGTGCCCTGGTGATCATCGATGTGCAGAACGAATACTTCGAAGGGCCACTGCGGATCGAGTACCCGCCACGTGACAAGAGCCTGGCCCGCATCCTGGAGGCGGCCGAGACCGCTCGCCGGGCGGGCATCCCGATCGTGATCGTGCAGCACGAGGCACCGCAGGACTCGCCGGTCTTCGCGGCCGGATCGCAGGGCTGGCGGCTGCACGAGGCCGTCGCCGGTCTGGGTGGCGCGCCTGTGGTCAAGAGCTACTCGAGCGTCTTCGCCGGGACCGGGCTGGACGACCGGCTGCGCGACCAGGGCGTCGACACCGTCACGCTCGTCGGCTTCATGACCAACAACTGCGTGCTGGCGTCCGCCGCCGCGGCCGAGCCGCTCGGATTCGCCGTCGAGGTGCTCAGCGACGCCACCGGGGCGATCAACCTATCCAACGAGGCGGGCAGCGTCACCGCCCAGCAGGTCCACGAGACCCTGATGGCGCTGCTGCACTCGAACTTCGCCGCGGTCGCCGACACCGCCGCGTGGACCTCCGCGGTCGACGCCGGCGCGGCCCTGCCGGGAAGCAACCTGGTGGTATCGGCCACAGCGGGACGGTGA
- a CDS encoding glycoside hydrolase family 11 protein, with amino-acid sequence MTAELATGRPGRRNRIRLFTAAACTAVMAVAGLAFTGVAHAEADRTVTSSITGTHNGYYFSFWKDSGDASMTLLADGRYTSRWNTSTNNWVGGKGWATGTRRTVTYSGTYNPGNNNTYLALYGWTRNPLIEYYVVENFGSYNPSSGAQRLGTVTTDGGTYDILRSQRVNQPSIDGIQTFYQYWSVRQQKRSSGTITTANHFDAWARAGLNLGTNHSYQVMATEGYQSNGSSDITVREGGGSGPTNPTSPTPGNPGSNCTAVLSAGQQFGDRFNLNVAVSGTNSWTVTLNLNGGQSIQNSWNAGVTGTTGSVTARPNGNGNNFGVTIMANGNWTWPTVTCRTS; translated from the coding sequence ATGACCGCAGAACTCGCCACCGGAAGACCCGGGCGGCGCAACCGCATCCGCCTCTTCACCGCGGCCGCCTGTACCGCCGTGATGGCGGTCGCCGGTCTGGCCTTCACCGGCGTCGCGCACGCCGAAGCCGACCGGACCGTCACCTCCAGCATCACCGGCACCCACAACGGCTACTACTTCTCGTTCTGGAAGGACAGCGGCGACGCGAGCATGACCCTGCTCGCCGACGGCCGCTACACCAGCCGCTGGAACACCAGCACGAACAACTGGGTCGGCGGCAAGGGCTGGGCCACCGGCACGCGCCGGACGGTGACCTACTCGGGCACCTACAACCCGGGCAACAACAACACCTACCTGGCCCTGTACGGATGGACCCGCAACCCGCTGATCGAGTACTACGTCGTCGAGAACTTCGGCAGCTACAACCCGAGCAGCGGCGCGCAGCGGCTGGGCACCGTCACCACCGACGGCGGCACCTACGACATCCTGCGCAGCCAGCGGGTCAACCAGCCCTCGATCGACGGCATCCAGACGTTCTACCAGTACTGGAGCGTCCGCCAGCAGAAGCGCTCCAGCGGCACGATCACCACCGCGAACCACTTCGACGCCTGGGCGCGGGCCGGCCTGAACCTCGGCACCAACCACAGCTACCAGGTGATGGCGACCGAGGGTTACCAGAGCAACGGCAGCTCGGACATCACGGTCCGGGAGGGCGGCGGCTCCGGCCCGACGAACCCGACCAGCCCCACCCCCGGCAACCCGGGCAGCAACTGCACGGCGGTGCTCTCCGCCGGTCAGCAGTTCGGTGACCGGTTCAACCTCAACGTCGCGGTCAGCGGCACGAACAGCTGGACCGTCACGCTCAACCTGAACGGCGGCCAGAGCATCCAGAACAGCTGGAACGCCGGCGTGACGGGTACGACCGGGAGCGTCACCGCCAGGCCGAACGGCAACGGCAACAACTTCGGCGTGACGATCATGGCGAACGGCAACTGGACGTGGCCCACGGTCACCTGCCGGACGAGTTAG
- a CDS encoding response regulator transcription factor gives MIRILLVEPMNLLRGALAATLSQEDDFTVVAELGCLTQAPDMARASAPDVAVVDVGLLAGDGLRLFTRFCAEHPACATLVLAGPDAPERLRRALDTHVGGVIGTQAAPGDLVRGIRRVARGERVIDAGLAVALVAAPRSPLSARELNVLSVAASGMPSAEVAAALHLTAGTVRNYLSVILRKTGARNRLEAVRVAEDAGWLP, from the coding sequence GTGATCCGCATTCTGCTTGTCGAACCGATGAACCTGCTGCGCGGCGCCCTCGCCGCCACCTTGTCACAGGAGGACGATTTCACCGTCGTCGCCGAGCTCGGCTGCCTCACCCAGGCACCGGACATGGCGCGCGCCTCGGCGCCGGACGTCGCCGTCGTGGACGTCGGCCTGCTCGCCGGGGACGGGCTGCGCCTGTTCACCCGGTTCTGCGCGGAGCATCCGGCGTGCGCCACGCTCGTGCTGGCCGGGCCGGACGCGCCGGAGCGGCTGCGGCGGGCGCTGGACACTCACGTCGGCGGCGTGATCGGGACCCAGGCCGCGCCGGGTGATCTGGTGCGCGGTATCCGGCGGGTGGCCCGCGGTGAGCGGGTCATCGACGCCGGGCTGGCCGTCGCGCTGGTGGCCGCGCCGCGCAGCCCGTTGTCGGCGCGGGAGCTCAATGTCTTGAGCGTCGCTGCGTCCGGGATGCCGTCCGCGGAGGTCGCCGCCGCGTTGCACCTGACCGCCGGCACGGTCCGCAACTATCTCTCGGTGATCCTGCGCAAGACCGGCGCCCGCAACCGGCTGGAGGCGGTCCGGGTCGCCGAGGACGCGGGCTGGCTGCCGTGA